From a region of the Corallococcus coralloides DSM 2259 genome:
- a CDS encoding ParA family protein, which yields MRRIAFINEKGGTCKTTLAVNTAAWLALEQRRRVLLVDLDTQGHAGKSLGLDVRTLPRNVFHLLTDAEVSLASVVCPTGVSGLDVVPAYKEMADFPVVVAQDPRRAHRLADRMREAEAAGYDMVLFDAPPSMGLTTRNILVAATEVVVPVALTYLALDGCAELAETVRQVGEAEGRSDLRVTRVVPTLYRKTALATAILERLRAYFPDALAATPLGYSVKVDEAQSHGKTIWEYAPQSPGARMLAAIAAEIDGGAPPAKRKRTRPKVA from the coding sequence ATGCGGCGCATTGCGTTCATCAACGAGAAGGGCGGCACCTGCAAGACGACGCTCGCGGTGAACACCGCCGCGTGGCTCGCGCTGGAGCAGCGCCGCCGCGTGCTGCTGGTGGACCTGGACACGCAGGGCCACGCGGGCAAGTCACTGGGGCTGGACGTGCGCACGCTGCCGCGCAACGTCTTCCACCTGCTCACCGACGCGGAGGTGTCCCTCGCCTCCGTGGTGTGCCCCACGGGCGTGAGCGGGCTGGACGTGGTGCCCGCGTACAAGGAGATGGCGGACTTCCCGGTGGTGGTGGCGCAGGACCCCCGGCGCGCGCACCGGCTGGCGGACCGCATGCGGGAAGCGGAAGCCGCGGGCTACGACATGGTGCTGTTCGACGCGCCTCCATCCATGGGGCTCACCACGCGCAACATCCTGGTAGCGGCTACGGAGGTGGTGGTGCCGGTGGCGCTGACGTACCTGGCGCTGGATGGGTGCGCCGAGCTGGCGGAGACGGTGCGCCAGGTGGGCGAGGCGGAAGGGCGCTCGGATCTGCGCGTCACCCGGGTGGTGCCCACGCTGTACCGCAAGACGGCGCTGGCCACGGCCATCCTGGAGCGTCTGCGGGCGTACTTCCCGGACGCGCTCGCCGCCACGCCGCTGGGCTACAGCGTCAAGGTGGACGAGGCGCAGAGCCACGGGAAGACCATCTGGGAGTACGCACCCCAGAGCCCGGGGGCGCGGATGCTCGCGGCCATCGCGGCGGAGATTGACGGCGGGGCCCCTCCGGCGAAGCGGAAGCGGACCCGGCCGAAGGTGGCCTGA
- a CDS encoding ArsA family ATPase yields MAGLLDKRLWIVSGKGGVGKTTVAAALALASVRAGRRTLVCEVNTQERVSRILELPEAGPEVKLLEENLWAVDVRPQEAMREYGLMVLRFETLYKTVFENRLVRYFLRFIPSLQELVLLGKILFHLQEKLPDGRWKYDTLVLDAPATGHAISFLSVPQVLLQTVPPGPMTREALKMRDLLVDPSVTAAVLVALPEEMPVNEALELHGALRDRVHIRTHAAVLNQAFPQRFTEADLEALAGHPELMRVAQAHHDRASQAVLAGTKLERNLHAPVYTVPRLFVPRFGRDAVETVMGHLNAMVTGGTGA; encoded by the coding sequence ATGGCCGGACTGCTCGACAAACGCCTGTGGATCGTCTCTGGCAAGGGGGGCGTGGGGAAGACGACCGTCGCCGCCGCCCTGGCCCTCGCCTCCGTGCGCGCTGGCCGGCGCACCCTGGTGTGTGAAGTGAACACCCAGGAGCGCGTCAGCCGCATCCTGGAGCTGCCCGAAGCGGGCCCGGAGGTGAAGCTGCTGGAAGAGAACCTCTGGGCGGTGGACGTGCGCCCCCAGGAGGCCATGCGCGAGTACGGCCTGATGGTCCTGCGCTTCGAGACCCTCTACAAGACGGTCTTCGAGAACCGGCTGGTGCGCTACTTCCTGCGCTTCATCCCGTCGCTCCAGGAGCTGGTGCTGCTGGGGAAGATCCTCTTCCACCTCCAGGAGAAGCTGCCGGACGGCCGCTGGAAGTACGACACGCTGGTGCTGGACGCGCCGGCCACCGGCCATGCCATCTCCTTCCTGAGCGTGCCGCAGGTGCTCCTGCAGACGGTGCCGCCGGGGCCCATGACGCGCGAGGCGCTGAAGATGCGCGACCTCCTGGTGGACCCCTCCGTCACCGCCGCGGTGCTGGTGGCGCTGCCGGAGGAGATGCCGGTGAACGAGGCGCTGGAGCTGCACGGCGCGCTGCGAGACCGGGTGCACATCCGCACGCACGCGGCGGTGCTCAACCAGGCCTTCCCCCAGCGCTTCACGGAGGCGGACCTGGAGGCGCTCGCGGGCCACCCGGAGCTCATGCGCGTGGCCCAGGCGCACCATGACCGCGCGTCGCAGGCGGTGCTCGCGGGCACGAAGCTGGAGCGCAACCTCCACGCGCCGGTGTACACGGTGCCCAGGTTGTTCGTGCCGCGCTTCGGACGGGACGCGGTGGAGACGGTGATGGGGCACCTGAACGCGATGGTGACGGGAGGCACGGGAGCATGA